DNA sequence from the Rubrobacter naiadicus genome:
GCAGACCTCTCGCACGCTCTGCCTCAATTTCTCGTGGCTCAAGATCTCACCTCCCCGGCTCCTTCGGCGAGCAGCGGGCCCACCCCGTCTTCTTCGTGCAGGTTCCAGGCGAAGCGGACGAGCCGCCCCGCCGCCTCTTCTCTCGCCCCGCCGTGGGCGGCGAGGCGGCGCACCTTCTCCTCTATCTCCGCGCGGCTCAGGGGGTTGCCGGGATCGCCCTTAGGTACGTCGACGCGCGAGGTGACCTCCCGCCCGTCCTTCGTCCTTATGTCCACCAGCCCGATCCAACGCCCCGGATAGGCCTCGTCGACCTCGGGGTCGAAGACCATCTCCACCCGGCGGGCGAAGCTCAAAACCTCCTCGTCGTGCAGCGACTCCTCGGTGAAGTCCTCGAGCCCCGCGCGGCCCCTCAGCGCGACGAGCGCGAGCACGAAGCCCATCGAGAACTTGGCCTGGTGCACGCTCGCGGGCTCGACGACGTCCCCGAGGACCTCTATCGCCCCGGCGTGCACCCTCGCCCGCACCGCCTCTATGTCCTCCGCGGCGAGCCCGTGCTCCCGCATCCCGGCGAGCAGGGCGTCGGCCGCCGGGTGCGAGTGCCGGCAGGAGGCGTAATGCTTGAACGAGGTCTCGAGCACGGCCCACCGCTCCCCGAGGTCCGCCGTGAGCCTCCCCGCGTCGGCGTCGGAGGACATCCCGGCGGCCATTCCCTTCTCCCCCTCCAGGATGCCCCGCG
Encoded proteins:
- a CDS encoding MmgE/PrpD family protein, whose amino-acid sequence is AIERVARALGPREGSCEVLAFGWRTSPLFAALVNAASSHAVEQDDVHNASVLHPGAVVFPAALAAAQEEGASGRELITAAVAGYEAGVRVGEFLGRSHYRVFHTTGTAGTLAAAAAAAHVLGADEAEMADALGSAGTQAAGLWQFLSEGADSKQLHTARAASSGLLSAYLAREGLRGARGILEGEKGMAAGMSSDADAGRLTADLGERWAVLETSFKHYASCRHSHPAADALLAGMREHGLAAEDIEAVRARVHAGAIEVLGDVVEPASVHQAKFSMGFVLALVALRGRAGLEDFTEESLHDEEVLSFARRVEMVFDPEVDEAYPGRWIGLVDIRTKDGREVTSRVDVPKGDPGNPLSRAEIEEKVRRLAAHGGAREEAAGRLVRFAWNLHEEDGVGPLLAEGAGEVRS